The Deltaproteobacteria bacterium region AGGTGTGGATCAAAGTCCCGGTATGATCGAAGCGGCGAAAAGCAAAGTCAAAGAGAGCGAGGTGCCGCGAATCTGCTTTGAACAGGGCAATGCAGTGGCGCTGGCCAGAGAAAAAGAGACTTACGATCTAGTCGTTACGTCAAATGCACCGGTGTATCTGGCAGAGGCCGTCCGGGTACTGAAATCCGAAGGGCATTTGCTGATTGTGTTTTCGTTTGGGGGAAAAATTTTTACAGATGCAGAAAGAGACGTGAGAAATCTTCTTAAAATAAACTGTCTGGACTTGCTTCATCTGAAGCGTGTCGGAGAAGGAATCGTGATCCTTGCGGGGAAGAGTCAGGCTGTTCAAAAGTTGTAGAGGGAGATGGTTTGCATGGAGATCCGGATCATCGGCACAGAATCCCTGGGCGTCAGGGGTCTCAGCTGTGTGGTGAAGGTCGGAAACCGTAAAATATTCATTGATCCGGGGATTTCACTGGGATTGATTCGAAACGGCCGTAAGCCTCATCCGGTCCAAATCGGCGTGGGGGAGATCCTCAGAAAAAAAATCCTGGATGAGTTCGGAACGGCTACCGATATCGTATTCAGCCATTTTCACGGAGATCATATTCCTCTGTATGATGCAAATCCCTATCAATTGGATGTGGCCCAGATCCGAAATATATTACCGGAGTGCAACGTGTGGGCAGATGTTCCGGAAGCTCCGGAAAGTTTTCTGCGCCGCAGGGTTGAAGCGATAGTACTTGGTTTAAATAAAGAGATTGGCGATGCCCGATCTTTTCAGGATGAAAATCTGTCTTTTTTCGGTCCGGTCCCACACGGTGAAGACTGCAGTCCTCGGAACCGGATCGTGATGACCCGGATCACCGACGGTGAACAGGTGTTTCTCCATGCATCGGATATTCAGTTGTTGGACGAAAAAACCATCGATACGATCCTGGCGTGCGCACCGGATATCGTTCTGGCCAGCGGGC contains the following coding sequences:
- a CDS encoding class I SAM-dependent methyltransferase gives rise to the protein MGPLIRWGLHHPNVMKSRLFLKVMQVFPEKISRTYDAKIRDGREADLLLFSEGLNLLDSQPLHILDLCTGTGLAAFEAARHFPKAFVTGVDQSPGMIEAAKSKVKESEVPRICFEQGNAVALAREKETYDLVVTSNAPVYLAEAVRVLKSEGHLLIVFSFGGKIFTDAERDVRNLLKINCLDLLHLKRVGEGIVILAGKSQAVQKL